A region from the Riemerella anatipestifer genome encodes:
- a CDS encoding porin family protein, translating to MKKLFLGLAVVAGSFAFGQQFGAKAGLNVSSISKDGYDDTKAKVGYYAGVFLNAPVSENFSIQPEVLYNNLGSKTTETISSLKRERKLNLDYISVPVMFQYKATPEFYLEAGPEFSFLVGANSKTSYETPLGSGQLPKELNKDNFNGFNFGMGLGLGFNITPNIGVNARYVAGFTDISKNGETSVSDNKTNKNNTFQVGLGVKF from the coding sequence ATGAAAAAATTATTTTTAGGATTAGCGGTAGTAGCTGGTTCATTTGCATTTGGACAACAATTTGGAGCAAAAGCAGGTTTAAATGTATCTTCAATCTCTAAAGATGGCTATGATGATACCAAAGCAAAAGTAGGTTACTATGCTGGGGTATTTCTAAACGCTCCTGTATCGGAGAATTTTAGCATTCAGCCTGAGGTGCTTTATAACAATTTAGGTTCTAAAACAACTGAAACTATTAGTTCATTAAAACGTGAAAGAAAACTCAATTTAGATTATATCTCAGTTCCTGTAATGTTCCAGTATAAAGCAACTCCTGAGTTTTACTTGGAAGCTGGACCAGAGTTTAGCTTTTTAGTAGGAGCAAACTCTAAGACTTCTTATGAGACACCTCTTGGTTCAGGGCAACTTCCTAAAGAACTTAATAAGGATAACTTTAATGGATTTAATTTTGGTATGGGGTTAGGTCTAGGGTTTAATATTACACCAAACATAGGTGTTAACGCTAGATATGTAGCTGGTTTTACAGATATTTCTAAAAATGGAGAAACTTCTGTATCAGATAATAAAACTAACAAAAACAATACTTTTCAAGTAGGTTTAGGAGTTAAATTCTAA
- the asnB gene encoding asparagine synthase B, whose translation MCGIVCAFDIKQSAESLRPQVLEMSKKIRHRGPDWSGVYSDDKVVIAHERLAIVDPTSGKQPLFSPDGKLVLAVNGEIYNHREIRKRFEGKYQFQTESDCEVILALYQEKGKDFVDELNGIFGFALYDTEKDEYFIARDHMGIIPLYIGWDKNGTFYVASELKALEGYCSKIEIFPPGHYWHSKEAKFEQWYKREWRAFDNVKDNATNLSELREALEAAVHRQLMSDVPYGVLLSGGLDSSITSAIAKKYAAKRIETDDQSEAWYPQLHSFAVGLEGSPDLKAAKEVAKHIGTIHHEIKFTIQEGLDAIRDVIYYLETYDITTVRASTPMYLMARVIKSMGIKMVLSGEGSDELFGGYLYFHKAPNAEEFHNETVRKLDKLYQYDCLRANKSLMAWGIEGRVPFLDKEFMDVAMRINPKDKMITPERMEKWVLRKAFEDVLPESVAWRQKEQFSDGVGYSWIDKLKELVNEKITDEQLANAKFRFPVQTPTSKEEYYYRSIFEEHFPSEAAALTVPSVPSVACSTPTALAWDESFKNMNDPSGRAVAKVHTEAYRK comes from the coding sequence ATGTGTGGAATTGTTTGTGCTTTTGATATAAAGCAATCGGCGGAGAGTCTTAGACCTCAGGTATTAGAAATGTCAAAAAAGATACGTCATCGTGGTCCAGATTGGAGTGGTGTGTATAGTGACGATAAAGTGGTTATCGCTCACGAGCGTCTAGCTATTGTGGATCCTACTTCTGGGAAACAGCCACTGTTCAGCCCTGACGGAAAGTTGGTTTTAGCTGTAAATGGTGAAATTTATAATCATAGAGAAATTCGTAAAAGATTTGAGGGGAAATATCAGTTTCAAACAGAATCAGACTGTGAAGTTATTTTGGCTCTTTATCAAGAGAAAGGTAAAGATTTTGTAGATGAACTTAATGGTATTTTTGGATTTGCCCTTTATGATACTGAAAAAGATGAATATTTTATCGCTCGTGACCACATGGGGATTATCCCATTATATATAGGTTGGGATAAAAATGGAACTTTTTATGTAGCTTCTGAACTTAAAGCTTTAGAAGGTTATTGTTCTAAAATAGAAATATTTCCTCCAGGTCATTATTGGCATAGCAAAGAAGCTAAATTTGAGCAGTGGTACAAAAGAGAGTGGAGAGCGTTTGACAATGTAAAAGACAATGCCACTAATCTGTCTGAGCTTAGAGAAGCTTTAGAAGCTGCCGTTCACCGTCAGTTGATGTCTGATGTGCCTTATGGTGTACTACTTTCAGGCGGTTTAGATTCTTCTATTACTTCAGCCATAGCTAAAAAATATGCTGCTAAAAGAATAGAAACTGATGACCAATCTGAAGCATGGTATCCTCAACTACATTCGTTTGCGGTAGGGTTAGAAGGTTCTCCAGACCTTAAAGCAGCGAAAGAAGTAGCAAAGCATATAGGGACCATTCATCATGAAATAAAATTTACAATACAAGAAGGTTTAGATGCTATAAGAGATGTAATTTATTACCTAGAGACTTACGATATTACTACGGTAAGAGCTTCTACGCCAATGTATTTAATGGCGAGAGTAATTAAATCTATGGGGATAAAAATGGTGCTTTCTGGAGAAGGCTCAGATGAACTTTTTGGAGGTTATCTTTATTTTCATAAAGCTCCGAATGCAGAAGAGTTTCATAACGAAACGGTAAGAAAATTAGATAAACTCTACCAATATGACTGCCTAAGAGCTAATAAATCTCTTATGGCTTGGGGGATAGAAGGACGAGTACCGTTTTTAGATAAAGAGTTTATGGATGTAGCTATGCGTATCAACCCGAAAGATAAAATGATTACTCCAGAGCGAATGGAAAAATGGGTGCTTAGAAAAGCCTTTGAAGATGTCTTACCAGAATCTGTAGCGTGGAGACAAAAAGAGCAATTTTCTGATGGAGTAGGCTATAGCTGGATAGATAAGCTTAAAGAACTAGTGAACGAAAAGATAACAGATGAGCAATTAGCTAATGCTAAGTTTCGTTTTCCTGTACAAACGCCTACATCTAAAGAAGAATATTATTACAGAAGTATTTTTGAAGAACACTTCCCTTCAGAAGCGGCAGCACTTACTGTTCCGTCTGTGCCATCTGTGGCATGTAGCACACCTACCGCACTGGCTTGGGACGAATCTTTCAAAAATATGAACGATCCTTCTGGAAGAGCCGTAGCAAAGGTACACACCGAGGCTTACCGAAAATAG
- the aspS gene encoding aspartate--tRNA ligase, with amino-acid sequence MFRTHTNGELSLKNLNENVTLSGWVQTIRDKGFVVWIDLRDRYGITQLVLDEERTTKELLEKAKKLGREFVIQAKGKVIERSNKNPKIPTGEIEILVEELNILNESQLPPFTIEDETDGGEELRMKYRYLDIRRTPVKNKLIFRSQMAQEVRNYLSNQGFIEVETPVLIKSTPEGARDFVVPSRMNEGQFYALPQSPQTFKQLLMVGGMDKYFQIVKCFRDEDLRADRQPEFTQIDCEMAFVEQEDIMKVFEGMTAHLLKKVTGKDFGIFPRMSFAEAMQKYGNDKPDIRFGMVFTELNEIVKGKDFKIFDEAELVVGINVEGCANYTRKQIDELIDWVKRPQIGATGMVWVKYQEDGTLTSSVNKFYTKEDLKLIAEKFGAKAGDLMLIMSGTASTVRTQLSALRMELGNRLGLRKPDEFAPLWVVDFPLLEWDEESQRYHAMHHPFTSPKKEDLHLLENEAGKARANAYDLVLNGNEIGGGSIRIYDRNLQSKMFNLLGFTEEEAEAQFGFLMNAFKYGAPPHGGLAFGFDRLVAILDGNEVIRDYIAFPKNNSGRDVMIDAPSNIAEEQLEELHLKLRN; translated from the coding sequence ATGTTCCGAACACATACCAATGGTGAACTTTCGCTAAAAAATCTTAATGAAAATGTAACACTTTCTGGCTGGGTACAGACGATAAGAGATAAAGGTTTCGTAGTCTGGATAGACCTTAGAGACCGCTATGGTATCACTCAACTTGTTTTAGATGAGGAAAGAACTACTAAAGAGCTACTAGAGAAAGCTAAAAAATTAGGAAGAGAATTTGTAATACAAGCCAAAGGAAAGGTTATTGAAAGAAGTAACAAAAATCCTAAAATCCCTACAGGAGAAATAGAAATATTGGTAGAAGAACTAAATATTTTAAATGAATCTCAACTTCCGCCTTTTACCATAGAGGATGAAACAGACGGCGGTGAAGAACTTAGAATGAAATATCGCTACTTGGATATTAGAAGAACTCCTGTAAAAAACAAACTCATCTTCCGTAGTCAGATGGCACAAGAAGTGAGGAATTACCTTTCTAACCAAGGTTTCATAGAGGTAGAAACACCTGTACTCATTAAATCTACCCCAGAAGGAGCTAGAGATTTTGTAGTACCTAGCCGTATGAATGAGGGGCAGTTTTACGCTCTACCACAATCTCCACAAACCTTTAAGCAACTCTTAATGGTAGGCGGAATGGATAAATATTTCCAAATTGTAAAATGTTTTAGAGATGAGGATTTAAGAGCGGATAGACAGCCTGAATTCACTCAAATAGATTGTGAAATGGCATTTGTAGAACAGGAAGATATTATGAAGGTATTTGAAGGTATGACAGCTCATCTCCTAAAGAAAGTTACAGGGAAAGATTTCGGAATCTTCCCTAGAATGTCCTTTGCAGAGGCTATGCAAAAGTATGGTAACGACAAGCCAGACATCAGATTCGGAATGGTATTTACTGAGTTGAATGAAATTGTTAAAGGAAAAGATTTTAAAATATTTGATGAAGCAGAGTTGGTAGTAGGTATCAATGTAGAAGGCTGTGCAAACTATACTAGAAAACAAATAGATGAACTTATAGATTGGGTAAAACGCCCACAGATAGGTGCTACCGGCATGGTTTGGGTAAAATATCAAGAAGACGGAACACTAACCTCTTCGGTTAATAAATTCTACACTAAAGAAGATTTAAAACTGATTGCTGAAAAATTCGGAGCAAAAGCTGGTGATTTAATGCTTATCATGAGTGGAACAGCTTCCACCGTAAGAACTCAACTTTCTGCTCTAAGAATGGAATTAGGCAACAGGTTAGGCTTAAGAAAACCTGATGAGTTTGCTCCTCTTTGGGTGGTAGATTTCCCTCTTTTAGAGTGGGACGAGGAATCTCAGCGTTACCATGCGATGCATCACCCATTTACTTCACCAAAGAAAGAAGATTTACATTTACTAGAAAATGAGGCTGGCAAAGCGAGAGCTAATGCTTATGACTTGGTACTTAATGGTAACGAAATTGGCGGTGGTTCTATCCGTATTTATGACCGAAATCTACAATCTAAAATGTTTAATCTGTTAGGTTTTACAGAAGAAGAAGCAGAAGCACAATTCGGATTTTTAATGAACGCCTTTAAATATGGTGCTCCTCCTCATGGCGGACTTGCCTTTGGTTTTGACCGATTAGTGGCTATTTTAGACGGCAACGAAGTTATTAGAGATTATATTGCTTTCCCTAAAAATAATAGTGGTAGAGATGTCATGATAGATGCTCCAAGCAACATTGCAGAAGAACAATTAGAAGAATTACACTTAAAACTAAGAAACTAA
- the groL gene encoding chaperonin GroEL (60 kDa chaperone family; promotes refolding of misfolded polypeptides especially under stressful conditions; forms two stacked rings of heptamers to form a barrel-shaped 14mer; ends can be capped by GroES; misfolded proteins enter the barrel where they are refolded when GroES binds) produces MAKDIKFDIESRDALKRGVDALANAVKVTLGPKGRNVVIEKSFGAPHVTKDGVSVAKEIELEDKVENMGAQMVKEVASKTNDLAGDGTTTATVLAQAIVREGLKNVAAGANPMDLKRGIDKAVSTVIENLKSQSQAVGDSSEKIKQVASISANNDDAIGSLIAEAFGKVGKEGVITVEEAKGTDTTVDVVEGMQFDRGYQSPYFVTNPDKMVAELDNPYILLVEKKISSMKELLPVLEPVAQQGKALLIISEEVEGEALATLVVNKLRGSLKIAAVKAPGFGDRRKAMLEDIAILTGGQVVSEERGFTMDNVTIDMLGRAEKVVIDKDNTTVVNGAGDEVQIKARVNQIKAQMESTTSDYDREKLQERLAKLAGGVAVLYVGAASEVEMKEKKDRVDDALHATRAAVEEGIVAGGGVALVRSIASLENLSGANQDENTGIKIVKRAIEEPLRQIVANAGGEGSVVVAKVSEGKGDFGYNAKTDEYVNMLEAGIIDPTKVTRVALENAASVAGMLLTTECVITELPKEESAMPPMGGGMPGMM; encoded by the coding sequence ATGGCAAAAGACATTAAATTTGATATAGAATCAAGAGACGCACTTAAAAGAGGTGTAGATGCATTAGCAAATGCAGTTAAGGTAACTTTAGGACCTAAGGGTAGAAACGTAGTTATAGAAAAGTCTTTCGGTGCTCCACATGTAACTAAAGATGGTGTTTCTGTGGCTAAAGAGATAGAGCTAGAGGACAAAGTAGAAAATATGGGAGCTCAAATGGTAAAAGAAGTAGCATCTAAAACCAACGATTTGGCGGGAGATGGTACCACTACAGCTACTGTATTGGCACAGGCTATCGTGAGAGAAGGTCTTAAAAATGTGGCTGCTGGAGCTAATCCTATGGATTTAAAAAGAGGGATTGATAAGGCGGTTTCTACTGTAATAGAAAACTTAAAATCTCAATCTCAAGCAGTAGGAGATTCTTCTGAAAAAATCAAGCAAGTAGCTTCTATTTCTGCAAATAACGATGATGCAATAGGTAGTCTTATCGCTGAAGCTTTTGGTAAAGTAGGTAAAGAAGGTGTAATTACTGTTGAGGAGGCTAAAGGTACGGATACTACGGTAGATGTGGTAGAAGGTATGCAGTTTGACAGAGGTTATCAGTCACCTTATTTCGTTACAAATCCAGACAAAATGGTAGCGGAGTTAGACAATCCGTACATCCTTTTAGTAGAGAAGAAAATTTCTTCAATGAAAGAATTATTGCCTGTTTTAGAGCCAGTAGCTCAGCAAGGTAAAGCTTTACTTATCATTTCAGAAGAGGTAGAAGGTGAGGCGTTGGCAACATTAGTAGTTAACAAACTAAGAGGTTCTTTAAAAATCGCTGCAGTAAAAGCTCCAGGATTTGGAGATAGAAGAAAGGCAATGTTAGAAGATATTGCTATCTTAACAGGTGGACAAGTAGTTTCTGAAGAAAGAGGCTTTACTATGGATAATGTAACTATTGATATGCTAGGTAGAGCAGAAAAAGTAGTTATAGATAAAGACAATACTACGGTAGTGAATGGTGCTGGAGATGAAGTTCAAATTAAAGCTAGAGTTAATCAAATCAAAGCTCAAATGGAAAGCACTACTTCTGACTACGATAGAGAAAAATTACAGGAAAGATTAGCTAAATTGGCTGGTGGTGTAGCAGTTCTTTATGTAGGTGCAGCTTCTGAAGTAGAAATGAAGGAGAAGAAGGATAGAGTAGATGACGCATTACATGCTACTAGAGCGGCAGTGGAAGAAGGTATCGTAGCTGGTGGAGGTGTAGCTTTGGTAAGAAGCATTGCTTCTCTTGAGAATCTTAGCGGTGCTAACCAAGATGAAAACACTGGTATTAAAATAGTTAAAAGAGCTATAGAAGAGCCATTGAGACAAATCGTAGCTAATGCAGGCGGTGAAGGTTCTGTAGTGGTAGCTAAAGTTTCAGAAGGTAAAGGAGACTTTGGATATAATGCTAAAACTGACGAGTATGTTAATATGCTAGAAGCGGGGATTATAGACCCTACTAAAGTGACTAGAGTGGCATTAGAAAATGCAGCTTCTGTGGCTGGTATGCTATTAACTACGGAGTGTGTAATTACGGAACTACCTAAAGAAGAATCAGCAATGCCACCAATGGGAGGCGGAATGCCAGGTATGATGTAA
- a CDS encoding co-chaperone GroES, translated as MSVNFKPLSDRVLVEPAAAETKTASGIIIPDTAKEKPQEGVVVAVGAGKKDEPMTVKVGDKVLYGKYSGTELKLDGKDYLIVREGDLLGILG; from the coding sequence ATGTCAGTAAATTTTAAACCGTTATCAGACAGAGTTTTGGTAGAACCAGCAGCAGCTGAAACTAAAACGGCATCAGGAATTATTATCCCAGATACAGCGAAAGAGAAACCTCAAGAAGGTGTAGTAGTAGCTGTAGGTGCAGGGAAAAAAGATGAGCCTATGACTGTAAAAGTAGGAGATAAAGTGCTTTATGGTAAGTATTCTGGTACAGAACTTAAACTTGATGGCAAAGATTATCTTATCGTAAGAGAAGGAGATCTTTTAGGTATTTTAGGTTAA
- a CDS encoding META domain-containing protein — MKNIILTLGIGLLMFSCATVGNTTTTKSKKNQVSLLSTEWVLAESRLGSSKVPTLTVETEKVSGNSGCNNYFGQLKIDAQTGAFSVENVGSTRMACKDMLVEQNFLKMLEKANRYESDGITLTLYKDQLPLMKFSKK, encoded by the coding sequence ATGAAAAATATAATATTAACATTAGGTATAGGTTTGCTGATGTTTTCTTGTGCTACGGTTGGTAATACAACTACAACTAAGAGTAAAAAGAATCAAGTTAGTCTATTATCAACAGAGTGGGTTTTAGCGGAAAGCAGACTCGGCTCTAGCAAAGTACCTACTTTAACAGTAGAAACAGAGAAAGTATCAGGAAATTCTGGGTGTAACAATTATTTTGGACAGCTTAAAATAGATGCACAAACGGGAGCTTTCTCGGTAGAGAATGTGGGTTCTACTAGAATGGCTTGTAAGGATATGTTGGTGGAGCAAAACTTTCTAAAAATGTTGGAAAAAGCCAATAGATACGAAAGTGATGGCATTACTCTTACACTTTACAAAGACCAACTGCCACTAATGAAATTCAGTAAGAAGTAG
- the pheT gene encoding phenylalanine--tRNA ligase subunit beta: protein MKISNNWLKNYIKTDLSSEKIGAYLTDIGLEVEGIETFESIKGSLEGIVVGKVLTCEKHPNADKLKKTTVDVGEGKVLEIVCGAPNVEAGQLVPVAVVGTTLYDKEGNSFEIKKAKIRGEVSEGMICAEDELGLGTSHDGIMVLDETHEVGKPFADYFEITKDEVYEIGLTPNRTDAMSHYGVARDLNAFLYASNITETEFEKVSSDIFQPEGEHGFSIEVEDAELCPRYIGAVLDNVKVKPSPEWLKNKLKAIGLNPINNVVDVTNYILHGLGQPLHAFDANKISGQKVVVGVCNSGTKFTTLDGVERTLNGTEIMIKDASDKPMCIAGVFGGADSGVSDSTTKVFLESAYFNPVSVRKAAKAHGLNTDASFRFERGVDVNAVRIAITKAISLLKEVAEAELIGDLIEVYPEKINPHYVLFRYSKLDQILGVKIHRETVKKILKSLEIEILNEIPDGLELSVPTYRADVTREIDVIEEVLRIYGYNKIDSPQKIAFSPVKLSFEDQDALENTWARLLQSNGFNEVMNNSLTTVKDETNAVKLLNPLSNDLAFMRTSLLEGLLQNAVYNINRKNTDVKFFELGKIYHKFETYKERKQLAMLISGRHQSENWLVPKSSTDFYHLKSYVKLALEVLGITIQEKPLQDVRFSDGLEFVFDGKVLARLGKVAPEYLKSADMEQEAFYAEIEVEACQELRTKGNFKFREIPKFNKIRRDLALLLDKNITYSDLYQEVMKKPSPYLKSVNLFDVYEGKNLPEGKKSYALSFELLNEEKTLEEKEISEIMGGLITLFEKNFNAELRS from the coding sequence ATGAAAATATCAAATAATTGGTTAAAAAACTACATCAAAACCGACTTGAGTTCAGAGAAGATAGGAGCTTACCTTACGGACATAGGGCTAGAAGTAGAGGGTATAGAAACTTTTGAAAGTATAAAAGGAAGTTTAGAGGGTATTGTGGTAGGTAAAGTTTTAACTTGTGAAAAACACCCAAACGCAGATAAACTCAAAAAAACAACCGTAGATGTAGGAGAAGGTAAGGTTTTAGAAATTGTATGTGGAGCACCTAATGTAGAGGCTGGGCAATTAGTGCCTGTGGCGGTAGTAGGAACAACGCTTTATGATAAAGAAGGGAATAGTTTTGAAATCAAAAAGGCTAAAATAAGAGGAGAGGTATCCGAAGGAATGATATGTGCTGAAGATGAACTAGGGTTAGGGACTAGCCATGATGGAATTATGGTTTTAGATGAAACTCATGAAGTAGGAAAACCTTTTGCAGATTATTTTGAAATCACTAAAGATGAAGTCTATGAAATAGGGCTAACGCCTAACAGAACAGATGCAATGTCTCATTATGGTGTGGCTAGAGATTTGAATGCTTTTCTGTACGCGTCTAATATCACCGAAACGGAGTTTGAAAAGGTATCGTCTGATATTTTTCAGCCAGAAGGTGAGCATGGATTTTCTATAGAGGTAGAAGATGCAGAGCTTTGCCCTAGATATATAGGAGCTGTTTTGGATAATGTTAAGGTAAAGCCTTCTCCAGAGTGGCTGAAAAATAAACTTAAAGCCATAGGTTTAAATCCTATCAATAATGTGGTAGATGTTACCAACTATATTTTACACGGTTTGGGGCAGCCTCTACATGCGTTTGATGCAAATAAAATTTCTGGACAAAAAGTAGTTGTAGGTGTTTGTAATTCTGGAACCAAATTTACCACTTTAGATGGTGTAGAACGAACGCTTAACGGTACGGAAATTATGATAAAAGACGCTTCGGATAAGCCAATGTGTATTGCAGGGGTATTTGGTGGAGCAGATTCTGGCGTTTCAGATTCAACGACAAAAGTTTTCCTAGAAAGTGCTTATTTCAATCCAGTATCGGTGAGAAAAGCGGCGAAAGCTCATGGTTTAAATACAGATGCATCTTTCCGTTTCGAAAGAGGTGTAGATGTTAATGCGGTTAGAATAGCCATTACTAAAGCGATAAGCCTTCTTAAAGAAGTGGCAGAAGCGGAACTTATAGGAGATTTAATAGAAGTTTATCCTGAGAAAATAAATCCGCATTATGTGCTATTTAGATATTCTAAGTTAGACCAAATTCTAGGAGTTAAAATCCACCGTGAAACGGTAAAAAAGATATTAAAATCGCTTGAAATAGAAATTCTTAACGAAATTCCAGACGGTCTAGAGCTTTCTGTGCCGACTTATAGGGCAGATGTTACTAGAGAAATAGATGTGATAGAGGAAGTGCTTAGAATCTATGGATATAACAAAATAGATAGCCCTCAGAAGATTGCGTTTTCGCCAGTAAAATTGAGTTTTGAAGACCAAGATGCTTTAGAAAATACTTGGGCTAGATTGTTACAGTCCAACGGATTTAATGAAGTGATGAACAACTCACTTACTACGGTGAAAGATGAAACCAATGCAGTTAAATTACTTAATCCATTGAGTAATGATTTGGCATTTATGAGAACTTCTTTATTAGAAGGTTTATTACAAAATGCAGTCTATAATATCAACCGTAAAAATACAGATGTTAAGTTTTTTGAGTTAGGTAAAATCTATCATAAATTTGAAACTTATAAAGAAAGAAAGCAACTAGCAATGCTGATTTCTGGTAGACATCAATCTGAAAATTGGCTTGTACCAAAATCTAGTACAGATTTCTATCACTTAAAGTCTTATGTTAAATTGGCGTTAGAAGTTTTAGGAATTACTATTCAGGAGAAACCTTTGCAAGATGTTCGTTTCAGTGATGGGTTAGAATTTGTTTTTGATGGTAAGGTATTGGCAAGGCTAGGTAAGGTGGCACCAGAATATCTTAAATCAGCAGATATGGAGCAGGAGGCTTTTTATGCAGAGATAGAAGTAGAGGCTTGTCAAGAATTGAGAACTAAAGGTAACTTTAAGTTTAGAGAAATACCTAAATTTAATAAGATAAGAAGAGATTTAGCGTTACTTTTAGATAAAAACATCACTTATTCAGATTTATATCAAGAGGTTATGAAGAAGCCATCGCCGTATCTTAAATCGGTTAATTTGTTTGATGTTTACGAAGGTAAGAATTTGCCAGAGGGTAAGAAATCTTACGCTTTGAGTTTTGAACTTCTTAACGAAGAAAAAACATTAGAAGAAAAAGAAATTTCAGAAATAATGGGAGGGCTAATCACGCTCTTTGAGAAAAATTTTAATGCAGAGCTACGCTCGTAA
- the dnaN gene encoding DNA polymerase III subunit beta — MRFIVASSELQKALQVVSGVISSSQSRPILENYLFELDNQNLKITSSDGETTLVTSLEVMSEDQGKIAVPAKTFQELIKTFGEQPLTFTVKESANEMGALLEILDDRDNYEVALDNAEDYPELPEFDASQSVTIPSGVLAEALVNTLFATSNDTLRPVMTGVLFQFGENEANFVSTDSHRLVVYKRKDIKNSEPIEFIMPKKPLSIFKNILANTEEEVVIEFNENMAKFTFGNHIWICRLIDGKYPNYSAVIPQENPNLLTVNRNLLLSSIRRASILSNKSTNQVRFKLSGNILHLHAEDTEFANKADMQIPCDYKGEDINIGFSSKFLTEMLSVLSSDDVLMRMSQPNRPGILEPIDGLDENEHILMLSMPVIGM, encoded by the coding sequence ATGAGATTTATCGTAGCAAGTAGCGAGTTACAAAAGGCTTTACAAGTGGTAAGTGGTGTGATTTCCAGTTCACAATCACGCCCTATTCTAGAAAACTATTTGTTCGAACTAGATAATCAAAATCTTAAAATTACTTCGTCTGACGGAGAGACTACTTTGGTAACTTCTCTAGAGGTAATGTCTGAAGATCAAGGTAAAATAGCAGTTCCTGCGAAGACTTTTCAAGAATTAATAAAGACCTTTGGGGAACAGCCTTTAACTTTTACAGTAAAGGAGTCTGCTAATGAAATGGGAGCTTTACTAGAAATTCTAGATGATAGAGATAACTATGAGGTGGCTTTAGACAATGCAGAGGATTATCCAGAATTGCCAGAATTTGATGCTTCTCAAAGTGTTACAATCCCTTCAGGGGTGTTAGCAGAAGCGTTGGTAAATACTTTGTTTGCTACAAGTAATGATACGCTTCGCCCTGTGATGACGGGAGTTCTATTCCAATTTGGAGAAAATGAGGCTAATTTTGTATCTACAGACTCTCATAGATTGGTAGTTTACAAGAGAAAAGATATTAAAAATAGTGAGCCTATAGAGTTCATTATGCCTAAAAAACCATTGAGTATTTTTAAAAATATTCTAGCCAATACGGAGGAAGAGGTTGTTATTGAGTTTAATGAGAATATGGCTAAATTTACTTTTGGTAATCATATTTGGATTTGCCGTTTAATAGATGGTAAATATCCTAATTATTCTGCGGTAATCCCTCAAGAAAACCCTAATTTGCTTACAGTAAATAGAAATTTACTACTTAGTTCTATTAGGAGAGCATCTATTTTATCTAACAAGTCTACTAATCAAGTAAGGTTTAAATTATCAGGTAATATTCTTCATCTACATGCAGAGGATACTGAGTTTGCTAATAAAGCAGATATGCAGATTCCTTGCGATTATAAAGGAGAAGATATCAACATTGGTTTCAGTTCTAAATTTTTAACAGAAATGTTATCAGTTTTGAGTTCTGATGATGTATTGATGAGAATGTCTCAGCCTAACCGTCCAGGTATTTTAGAACCGATAGATGGTTTAGATGAAAACGAACATATTTTAATGCTTTCTATGCCTGTCATAGGAATGTAA